A region from the Lolium perenne isolate Kyuss_39 chromosome 4, Kyuss_2.0, whole genome shotgun sequence genome encodes:
- the LOC127348677 gene encoding dirigent protein 1 codes for MQLLPVLVSLSLLLVGAAAARKTTTHLNFYLHDIVTAGPSSPATAVRVARGVTPLPVDPTKRFGDMYVIDDPLTEGPDAASPAVGTAQGFYILASRTDIALLFTVNLVFTAGPHNGSTIAVHGRDAVFDPVRELPVVGGTGVFRGATGYGLFQTYSADNATFNAVLQVDMYVSARVGAPH; via the coding sequence ATGCAGCTCCTACCGGTCTTAGTCTCCCTATCCCTCCTCCTCGTGGGCGCTGCGGCGGCCAGGAAGACGACGACGCACCTCAACTTCTACTTGCACGACATCGTGACGGCGGGGCCGTCGAGCCCAGCGACGGCGGTGCGCGTCGCCAGGGGCGTGACGCCGCTGCCCGTCGACCCCACCAAACGCTTCGGCGACATGTACGTCATCGACGACCCTCTGACGGAGGGACCCGACGCGGCGTccccggccgtcggcacagcgcaGGGGTTCTACATCCTCGCGTCGCGGACGGACATCGCGCTGCTGTTCACCGTCAACCTGGTGTTCACGGCTGGGCCGCACAACGGCAGCACCATCGCCGTGCACGGAAGGGACGCCGTCTTCGACCCCGTTAGGGAGCTGCCGGTCGTTGGCGGAACCGGCGTGTTCCGCGGAGCCACGGGGTACGGCCTTTTCCAGACATATTCCGCAGATAACGCCACCTTCAACGCGGTGCTCCAGGTCGACATGTACGTGAGCGCGCGTGTAGGTGCACCTCATTAA